The following proteins are encoded in a genomic region of Kamptonema formosum PCC 6407:
- a CDS encoding restriction endonuclease subunit S domain-containing protein, which produces MQKRTRKITGFLTAMDRKIETLSRQIDQTEQFKKGLLQKMFV; this is translated from the coding sequence TTGCAAAAAAGAACAAGAAAAATTACTGGTTTTTTAACAGCAATGGATCGCAAAATCGAAACCCTCTCTCGCCAAATCGACCAAACCGAACAATTCAAGAAAGGTTTACTACAAAAAATGTTTGTGTAA
- a CDS encoding type I restriction enzyme subunit R domain-containing protein, whose product MLAISCAEFIWIIANHNRKTHGRKFSAMLCASSVDTLITYYDTYKNKQKQGLHDLRVITIFTPGYNEEDQDANGLIGEPDFNISA is encoded by the coding sequence ATTCTAGCAATTAGTTGTGCAGAATTTATTTGGATTATTGCCAACCATAACCGTAAAACCCACGGTAGAAAATTCTCGGCGATGCTCTGCGCCAGCAGTGTAGACACCCTAATTACCTATTACGACACGTACAAAAACAAACAAAAACAGGGATTACATGACCTACGAGTGATCACAATTTTTACCCCTGGCTATAACGAAGAAGACCAAGACGCAAACGGCTTAATTGGAGAACCTGATTTTAATATCAGCGCAG